The Candida dubliniensis CD36 chromosome 5, complete sequence genome has a window encoding:
- a CDS encoding pyrimidine pathway regulatory protein, putative (Similar to S. cerevisiae PPR1;~In S. cerevisiae: positively regulates transcription of genes involved in uracil biosynthesis) — MSESSPPPQKKHKPTSSKLTRAISACKRCRTKKIKCDQKFPQCGKCEANGVECIGVDSITGREIPRSYIVHLEERVKFLEEKLKLQGEIGGIDDDINTPGGSSKNGDELVSDKPSIKKENPLINSKHDSIAFSKLMSTAVRVQNRLSDPNIKTGYLGQNSAHTTTTDTGIDDTNCSIAPAVLPPKSTAMQFLRVFFHQCNSQLPLFHREEFLRDYFIPVYGEFDESISLASNTTSINKSFFKNMDKTSYWFDIYKSKIQQLLSESSTKDIQSIANNIIPPIKYRKPLYFLNLLFAVATSANHLRYPIHISESFRLAAMRFSQDVDNSIDPLEHLQGILLYAGYSIMRPTNPGVWYIMGEALRICVDLDLQNELKTKSKQNFNIDNFTRDKRRRIFWCCYSMDRQICFYLDRPFGIPDESINTPYPSVLDDSKIIPNDNTTDYYNCGDDDENFSYKNVSISFFKIRKIQSQVTKILYTNAEIPREYKDLNHWKQSIILQLTHWKQELYSDSTMKRMNCDFNNIFFQLNYHHTLLYIHGLSPKNYKLSLIDYENLTNSSIQVINCYTELLKTKSINYTWAGVHNLFMAGTSYLYALYNSKEIRLINSIEQVQNITNNCLLVLQSLIGRCDAANYCCEIFHNLTMIILNLKYSPDNKGLITSTTTTINNPSSASKVSRESLYRINNGNVHSNLFHLVTELDHLNPLTKVVNSNDQDNISNATDVMSSPLMDPSLLPLNQQTILQWNDEDLQNFLNELNQSNQSSPSNSSIRDEKKTFELIHDMPNEIIWDEFFANKQ; from the coding sequence ATGTCTGAATCACTGCCACCACCTCAAAAGAAACATAAACCGACATCATCTAAATTAACTCGAGCAATATCAGCATGTAAACGATGTCGaaccaagaaaatcaaatgtgATCAAAAATTCCCTCAATGTGGGAAATGTGAAGCCAACGGAGTTGAATGTATTGGGGTTGATCTGATTACAGGTAGGGAAATCCCACGATCTTATATTGTTCATTTAGAAGAAAGAGTAAAATttttagaagaaaaattaaagtTACAAGGTGAGATAGGTGgcattgatgatgatattaatacccctggtggtagtagtaaGAATGGTGATGAATTGGTAAGTGATAAACCAAgtattaaaaaagaaaatcctTTGATTAATAGTAAACATGATTCTATTGCATTTTCAAAACTCATGTCTACTGCGGTTAGAGTACAAAATAGATTATCTGATCCAAATATTAAAACAGGCTATCTTGGGCAAAATTCGGCCCATACCACAACTACTGACACTGGCATTGATGATACTAATTGTAGTATTGCACCAGCAGTATTACCACCTAAATCAACGGCAATGCAATTTCTTCGAGTATTTTTCCATCAATGTAATTCTCAATTACCATTATTCCATCGAGAAGAATTTTTACGAGATTATTTTATTCCCGTATATGGAGAATTTGATGAGTCAATATCCCTTGCATCGAATACTACTagtattaataaatcatttttcaaGAACATGGATAAGACGTCTTATTGGTTCGACATTTATAAATCGaaaattcaacaacttttATCTGAAAGTTCTACAAAAGacattcaatcaattgctAATAATATAATCCCCCCCATCAAATATCGGAAACCATTATACTTCcttaatttattatttgcaGTAGCGACTCTGGCTAATCATTTACGATATCCCATACATATTTCTGAATCATTTAGATTGGCTGCAATGAGATTTTCTCAGGATGTCGATAATTCGATTGATCCTTTGGAACATTTACAAggaatattattatatgcTGGCTATTCAATCATGAGACCAACAAATCCTGGGGTATGGTATATTATGGGAGAAGCATTACGAATATGTGTTGATTTAGATTtacaaaatgaattgaaaacaaaatcaaaacaaaatttcaatattgataattttacAAGGGATAAACGACGTCGAATATTTTGGTGTTGTTATTCAATGGATCGACAAATATGTTTTTATTTAGATCGACCATTTGGTATACCAGATGAAAGTATTAATACTCCATATCCTAGTGTTTTAGATGATTCCAAAATTATCCCCAATGATAATACCActgattattataattgtggggatgatgatgaaaattttaGTTATAAAAATGTTTCAATTagtttttttaaaattagaaaGATACAAAGTCAAGTAACAAAAATCTTGTATACTAATGCTGAAATTCCTCGAGAATATAAAGATTTAAATCATTGGaaacaatcaattatcTTACAATTAACTCATTGGaaacaagaattatatTCCGATTCAACCATGAAACGAATGAATTgtgattttaataatatttttttccaattaaattatcatcataCATTATTATACATTCATGGATTAAGTCctaaaaattataaattatcattaattgattatgaaaatttaactaattcttcaattcaAGTGATTAATTGCTATAcagaattattgaaaactaAAAGTATTAATTATACTTGGGCTGGAGTtcataatttatttatggCAGGGACATCATATTTATATGCTTTATATAATAGTAAGGAAATtcgattaattaattcaattgagcaagttcaaaatattactaataattgtttattggtATTACAATCATTGATTGGCCGTTGTGATGCTGCAAATTATTGTTGTGAAATTTTCCATAATTTAACcatgataatattaaatttgaaatattccCCAGATAATAAGGGTTTAATTACTtccactactactaccatCAACAACCCTTCTTCTGCATCAAAAGTTTCGCGAGAAAGTCTTTATCgaattaataatggtaatgtgcattctaatttatttcatttagTCACTGAATTAGATCATTTAAACCCATTAACAAAGGTTGTTAATAGTAATGATCAAGATAATATAAGCAATGCTACTGATGTTATGTCATCACCTTTAATGGATCcatcattattaccattaaatcaacaaacaatattACAATGgaatgatgaagatttacagaattttttaaatgaattgaatcaatCTAACCAATCATCACCTagtaattcatcaattcgggatgagaaaaaaacatttgaattaattcatGATATGCCTAATGAAATAATTTGGGATGAATTTTTCGCCAATAAGCAATGA
- a CDS encoding DNA-directed RNA polymerase III subunit, putative (Similar to S. cerevisiae RPC17), with the protein MKVLTERDSFLSNYEVLQHLQNIKKKYNWSFNPDDEKFLKNKKNKHHFTGCGINLEIITRDVLSCLENNDSSLIQSQESFKQLMEFLNQFELMKVEKLQIVNSLPRSLVVLYALVEECEDRFGEETSEKIIEKINELFPIEQEEEGEDAQEDEEINE; encoded by the coding sequence ATGAAAGTGCTAACAGAAAGAgattcatttttatcaaattatgAAGTGTTACAACATTTACAAAacattaaaaagaaatataattgGTCATTTAATcctgatgatgaaaaatttttgaaaaacaaaaaaaataaacatcATTTCACTGGATGTGGGATCAATTTAGAGATCATAACTAGAGATGTATTATCATGTTTAGAAAATAATGACAGTAGTTTAATACAATCACAAGAAAgttttaaacaattgatggaatttttaaatcaatttgaactaatgaaagttgaaaaattacaaattgTCAATAGTTTACCAAGATCATTGGTGGTGTTATATGCTTTAGTTGAAGAATGTGAAGATAGATTTGGTGAAGAAACTTCGGAGAAAATAATAgagaaaataaatgaattattcCCAATAGAAcaggaagaagaaggagaagaTGCTCaggaagatgaagaaattaacGAATAG
- a CDS encoding lipase, putative (Similar to S. cerevisiae ROG1): MSESSSETEISKIPLAMTKEQLDNIEHKILFRQVKSVKAGDIERFRIHFTPHAEGDEVIIPPTLWVKIRNTEPVSKRAIYLAGPYILYVDCRSSDYDPNVKYFVTADQPVFEPQLLAGQSFYIQLSCHTLKKDYSWIVDVVPQIIFNTTISIDFEIMIGTSKQILHEASFPEKSVPMSDKIGCFNELLHVYNWDTLDLWNLPVLNPDKPKHLVILTHGLHSNASSDMLYLKEQIDRIAELRNDNEEIVVKGYFGNIGKTERGIKYLGSRVAEFIIDLVTENESFNNGKVKKISFVGHSLGGCVQTFAIAYLQVNFPWFFEAIKPINFITLASPLLGVVNENPSVVKWVLSAGFVGNTGQELGLKYLENGAKPLLLLLPAGPTHEVLKKFVRRTVYANAINDGIVPLRTSSLLFLDYKGLAEIINSEELAQSDETGKIPESVESANKFSAVQTFLSYLMPQKQASEEYRRFQTQDDKVVETNKSDGKSIPNSTFLDSAASLILPPLPSMKYIVDPSTRENIVIHDKVYYEKDLPERDLDVELDSFEWLEEEIAREYHKNMGWRKVVVKMKPDAHNNIIVRRRFANAYGWPVIQHLVENHFGPNRTVDLKSIDSSIMDSVSTDSLDEENGLTRIISRDLISRQNKEIDENVTEEQRLEDYPHEWINSEHNGDSMFAVGVTGLLGEVADMVGGFRDQITKYSLNPPTLPIIGEIPLPAALMAPTNTNNGNTKSEEELNKDLKLSNNGVMNDFI; this comes from the coding sequence ATGCTGGAAAGTTCACTGGAAACTGAAATTTCCAAGATTCCATTAGCTATGACAAAGGAACAGTTGGATAATATTGAACATAAGATTTTATTTCGTCAAGTGAAATCGGTCAAAGCTGGAGATATTGAACGATTTAGAATCCATTTCACTCCACATGCAGAAGGAGATGAAGTTATTATTCCACCTACTTTATGGGTGAAAATTCGAAATACCGAGCCAGTATCGAAAAGAGCAATATATTTAGCTGGACCCTACATATTATATGTTGATTGTCGACTGCTGGATTATGACCCAAACGTTAAGTATTTTGTGACTGCTGACCAACCAGTTTTCGAACCCCAATTACTTGCAGGGCAATCTTTCTATATTCAATTATCGTGTCATACTTTGAAGAAAGATTATTCATGGATAGTAGACGTTGTGCCacaaataatattcaaCACTACCATATcgattgattttgaaattatgaTTGGGACATCCAAACAAATCTTACATGAAGCATCTTTCCCAGAGAAATCAGTACCAATGTCAGATAAAATTGGGtgttttaatgaattattgcATGTATATAACTGGGATACTTTGGATCTTTGGAACTTGCCCGTGTTAAACCCCGATAAGCCCAAACATTTAGTAATATTAACACATGGACTACATTCGAATGCAAGTTCAGATATGTTGTACTTGAAGGAACAGATTGATCGAATAGCAGAGTTGagaaatgataatgaagagATTGTCGTGAAAGGCTATTTTGGAAATATTGGCAAGACAGAACGAGGCATCAAGTATTTGGGTAGCAGAGTGGcagaatttattattgatttagtAACTGAAAATGAACTGTTCAATAATGGTAaagtaaagaaaatatcCTTTGTTGGGCATTCATTGGGTGGATGTGTACAAACATTTGCTATTGCTTATTTGCAAGTAAATTTCCCTTGGTTTTTTGAAGCAATTAAGcccatcaattttattacaTTGGCGTCACCATTATTAGGTGTTGTCAATGAAAACCCTCTGGTGGTGAAATGGGTGTTACTGGCAGGATTTGTTGGTAATACTGGACAAGAACTAGgattaaaatatttggaaaatGGCGCCAAaccattattgttgttgttaccAGCTGGACCCACCCACGAGGTTCTTAAGAAGTTTGTACGAAGAACCGTGTATGCTAATGCAATTAATGACGGTATTGTTCCCTTGCGaacttcttcattattgtttttggatTATAAAGGCTTGGCGGAAATTATCAACTCAGAAGAATTAGCTCAGAGTGACGAAACAGGGAAAATCCCCGAATCAGTGGAACTGGCAAATAAATTTCTGGCAGTGCAAACTTTTTTGAGTTATTTAATGCCTCAAAAGCAAGCTAGCGAAGAATATAGACGATTTCAAACTCAAGATGATAAAGTGGTGGAGACCAATAAATCAGATGGAAAGTCTATTCCCAACTCGACCTTTCTTGATTCTGCAGCTTCTTTAATTTTGCCACCACTTCCTTCGATGAAGTATATTGTGGATCCTTCGACCAGAGAAAATATTGTAATTCACGACAAAGTGTATTATGAGAAAGACTTGCCAGAGAGGGATCTTGATGTTGAATTAGATTCATTTGAATGGcttgaagaagaaattgctCGAGAATATCATAAAAACATGGGATGGAGAAAAGTAGTTGTTAAGATGAAACCAGATGCccataataatattatagTACGTAGGAGATTTGCTAATGCTTATGGATGGCCAGTTATTCAACATTTGGTGGAAAACCATTTTGGCCCTAACAGAACTGTTGATTTGAAACTGATTGACAGTTCCATCATGGATCTGGTGAGTACTGATTCGttagatgaagaaaatggGTTGACAAGAATCATATCAAGAGATTTAATTAGCAGACAGAATAAAGAGATTGATGAGAATGTAACTGAAGAACAAAGACTCGAAGATTATCCTCACGAGTGGATTAATTCTGAGCATAATGGCGACTCAATGTTTGCTGTGGGTGTTACAGGGCTATTAGGAGAGGTTGCCGATATGGTTGGAGGATTTAGAGATCAGATTACAAAATACAGCTTAAACCCTCCAACTTTACCAATCATCGGAGAGATTCCACTCCCTGCAGCTCTAATGGCACCTACTAATACAAATAATGGGAATACGAAATCAGAggaagaattgaataaagaCTTGAAACTATCTAATAATGGGGTAATGAATGATTTTATATAG
- a CDS encoding dolichyl-diphosphooligosaccharide--protein glycosyltransferase subunit precursor, putative (Similar to S. cerevisiae OST3;~In S. cerevisiae: gamma subunit of the oligosaccharyltransferase complex of the ER lumen, which catalyzes asparagine-linked glycosylation of newly synthesized proteins) → MKISVILFMVTLWSLVLGGLTNNELLKIVKNRRNKVLELNDENFENILNGQRDYHLIALLTSEAPNLNCVLCRELAPEYSVVANSWFQDHPNGVAEVELTEQEEKDGKKQPKNIYFFKSEFKDSRKLFSILQLQNIPKMFYFPPTKHLGPNNYLKEKVEYQFFQGDHKELLKNWLIEVTDHRFNLYIPVNKTKIAINAIGTFITVLLLRVFSKQVIQVITSRVIWCAGSIISVILFTTGYMFNQIRGTPYVMEHRDGRTEYFAPGQQAQFGVETQIMSFLYGFLSILVIVLVKRAPEVKNQSANLILVATVSSLIFVLFSLLLSIFGVKGLGFPYRFINFF, encoded by the coding sequence ATGAAAATCTCAGTCATACTTTTTATGGTCACATTGTGGTCATTGGTACTTGGTGGTCTcacaaataatgaattgttgaaaattgttaaaaataGAAGGAATAAGGTATTagaattaaatgatgaaaattttgaaaacataTTGAATGGTCAGAGAGATTATCATTTGATTGCATTATTAACATCAGAGGCCCCTAATCTTAATTGTGTTTTATGTCGTGAATTGGCCCCTGAATATTCCGTTGTTGCCAATTCTTGGTTTCAAGATCATCCAAATGGTGTAGCTGAAGTTGAATTGActgaacaagaagaaaaagacgGGAAGAAACAACCCAAAAAcatttatttcttcaaatctGAATTTAAAGATTCTAGAAAgttgttttcaatattgCAGTTACAGAATATTCCTAAAATGTTTTATTTTCCACCTACAAAACATTTAGGACCAAATAATTACTTGAAAGAGAAAGTGGAATATCAGTTTTTCCAAGGTGATCACaaagaattgttgaaaaattggttaattGAAGTAACTGACCACAGATTCAACTTGTACATCCCTGTTAATAAGACTAAAATTGCAATCAATGCCATTGGAACATTTATAACAGTGTTATTGTTAAGGGTTTTCTCAAAACAGGTTATTCAAGTAATTACTTCAAGAGTTATTTGGTGCGCCGGTTCAATAATTAGTgtaatattatttactaCTGGATACATGTTTAATCAAATCAGGGGAACTCCATATGTTATGGAACATCGTGACGGCAGAACAGAATACTTTGCCCCAGGACAACAAGCACAATTTGGAGTGGAAACGCAAATAATGTCGTTTTTGTATGGGTTTTTGAGTATTTTGGTAATTGTTTTAGTCAAGCGTGCACCGGAAGTTAAAAACCAATCAGCTAATTTGATCCTTGTTGCAACTGTTAGTTCGTTGATCTTTGTTCTATTCAGTTTGCTTTTATCCATTTTTGGTGTTAAAGGTCTTGGATTCCCGTAtagatttatcaatttcttttaa
- a CDS encoding calpain-like cysteine protease, putative (Similar to S. cerevisiae RIM13), with protein MPLPCLEQFLYHLERSYLYLCIDNTKLSKKECLESIKILNSIAKTTSSPQIKVLSQYTLNHYESLDKPITVSDKLEWISSKLTPETFFPPVIWFNETVTSHSELFIDTESIIQDSNNTAFEKLPNKLAKFKYIEISNWNNEITHLKNLYQDILPNCSFVSSFLAIVDANIPIIDTITPQTSSQKYKVSLRFNGVLRNVTVDSNFPVMPNSRNLIIKSYSDTELYWPALIEKAYLTVMGNGYNFAGSNMANDAYVLSGWLPQIIKLSNGQLPSNIDYLWRLRKQNKVTMGIGTGTLSKQLSSQLNLVSGHDYVIDNIKDGVITVKNPWLDPTDRVVEIKDFNYFKYLYVNWKPNHKPFQHNFLYQAKPNTYNQPQFTIKCIEETWVLLERHLPETSQSHWMDMNVFETQNKVITPSQYKKHLSVETNNRLQLIKLKPGIFTIVVSSNKPCRFTLSSFNAIFSKSKYKHEYTETLNDEWSSDTNGGNWAMSTYINNPQYDVIVKQTTDLIIGMYGQGQINFHLFHTTSDSLGERIQNFDKTKLINYQNYNAFYQSSSYSLTPGHYKLVVSEYNRGLGDFQLVLNSSEPITISKVPPYLGLYNITKLFNWDNTNRFKLNFETTGYNSVVKIKIGYFNGESDFELQTSYRPAMRASLFNSQTKQPIQINEQFNDSLYGVFLHEVLPQPQEYILLIERFEIGFGRCIVEIGCNNKVILK; from the coding sequence ATGCCATTACCATGTCTAGAACAGTTTCTATATCATCTTGAAAGAAGTTATTTGTACTTGTGTATTGATAACACCAAACTATCGAAAAAGGAATGTCTTGAATCGATCAAGATCTTAAATTCAATAGCCAAAACGACTTCATCACCTCAGATCAAAGTTCTATCACAATACACGTTAAACCACTACGAATCGTTGGATAAACCAATAACAGTATCTGATAAGCTTGAGTGGATTTCCTCAAAATTAACACCAGAAACGTTTTTTCCGCCAGTTATCTGGTTTAATGAGACTGTCACTTCCCACAGTGAATTGTTTATTGACACAGAATCCATAATCCAAGATAGTAATAATACAGCTTTTGAGAAACTACCGAATAAGCTAGCGAAATTTAAGTATATTGAAATCCTGAATTGGAACAATGAGATCACCCACTTGAAGAACTTGTATCAAGACATATTGCCTAATTGTTCATTTGTCTCATCATTCTTAGCCATAGTAGATGCCAACATTCCAATAATTGACACCATCACACCACAAACGTCATCCCAAAAATATAAAGTTTCATTACGGTTCAATGGTGTATTGAGAAATGTAACTGTTGACAGTAATTTCCCGGTAATGCCGAATCTGCGcaatttaattataaaGTCATACAGTGATACGGAACTATACTGGCCAGCACTAATAGAGAAAGCATACTTGACAGTAATGGGGAATGGTTACAACTTTGCAGGGTCGAATATGGCAAATGATGCCTATGTTTTATCTGGATGGTTACCTCAGATAATAAAGTTGAGCAATGGCCAATTGCCGAGCAATATAGACTACTTGTGGCGTTTGAGGAAACAAAATAAGGTTACCATGGGTATCGGGACCGGAACTTTGAGTAAACAATTAAGCTcacaattgaatttggttAGTGGGCACGATTATGTTATAGACAATATAAAGGATGGTGTTATTACAGTTAAGAATCCTTGGCTCGACCCTACAGACAGAGTTGTTGAAATCAAAgattttaattatttcaagTACCTCTATGTCAACTGGAAACCAAACCATAAGCCGTTCCAACATAACTTTTTATACCAAGCAAAACCAAATACATACAATCAACCCCAATTTACAATAAAATGTATAGAAGAAACATGGGTTTTACTTGAAAGACACTTACCCGAGACTCTGCAGCTGCATTGGATGGATATGAATGTTTTTGAGACTCAAAACAAGGTCATCACACCCCTGCAATACAAAAAGCACTTATCGGTGGAAACAAATAATCGTTtgcaattgattaaattgaaaCCTGGAATCTTCACTATCGTGGTCTCTTCAAATAAACCTTGCAGATTTACATTAAGTTCATTTAACGCCATTTTCAGCAAACTGAAGTACAAGCACGAGTATACTGAAACTTTGAATGACGAATGGAGTTCAGATACAAATGGAGGGAACTGGGCCATGTCCACGTACATAAATAACCCACAATACGATGTTATCGTTAAACAAACAACTGATCTAATTATAGGCATGTACGGTCAAGGTCAAATTAATTTCCATTTATTCCACACTACTAGTGATAGTTTAGGAGAACGAATACAGAATTTTGACAAGACaaagttgataaattatcaaaattataaCGCCTTCTATCAGTCACTGTCATATAGCTTGACACCAGGTCATTATAAATTAGTCGTTTCAGAATACAATAGGGGCTTAGGGGACTTTCAATTGGTGCTCAATTCCAGCGAACCAATTACAATCTCAAAAGTACCACCATACTTGGGGTTGTATAATATCACAAAGTTATTCAATTGGGATAACACTAACAGGTTTAAATTAAACTTTGAAACTACAGGTTATAATTCAGTagtaaaaataaagattGGGTATTTCAACGGGGAGTCAGATTTTGAATTACAAACAAGTTATCGACCTGCCATGAGAGCTTCGTTATTCAACTCTCAAACTAAACAGCCAATCCAAATCAATGAACAGTTCAATGATTCCTTGTATGGTGTATTTTTACATGAAGTTTTACCACAGCCTCAAGAATACATTTTACTAAttgaaagatttgaaattggattCGGAAGATGTATAGTTGAGATTGGCTGCAATAATAAAGTAATATTAAAATAG
- a CDS encoding GPI mannosyltransferase, putative (Similar to S. cerevisiae GPI10;~In S. cerevisiae: integral membrane protein involved in glycosylphosphatidylinositol (GPI) anchor synthesis; putative alpha 1,2 mannosyltransferase required for addition of the third mannose onto the GPI core structure; human PIG-Bp is a functional homolog): MTKSTLLSSYKLFAFICIFRLLNSFAIETFFQADEFFQALEPAHHFVYGYGYLTWEWKQQLRSAIHPLIYALGYKLVGDNTTLVRICPKIINALIATIGEYNLYKFIIVYDSEKLAWITLMLSLFNPFNWYVITRSFSNNLEMVLTVLALRFWPWNKKINGRWYISLGFGFVSCIIRPTNILIWIPLGIWLLINVRINFKWVVTSLMEVVLILLTNTALDYYFYHQMTFPLYNFLEFNVFKNLSIFYGTAPWHFYLFQAIPLMLMLYLPLMIYGLKKNILLFTGLFYVIGFSLIQHKEFRFIYPIHPILLYFTARGYVRLRPKFVLLGILLNVCIGLFFTNVHERGVIDLTRYLAAQSTPSVGFITPCHSTPWQSYFHSPNLDINSWFLTCEPPLHLNKPSLEEIKRYRDQSDQFYDAPKSFLQMHLGKDLPMTEQLVIFEPLEQLIKDELGNGYHECKRFYNSFFHWDNRRNGDIIVYCRNE; encoded by the coding sequence ATGACAAAATCAACTCTCCTATCGTCTTATAAACTATTTGCTTTTATTTGTATATTCCGACTACTTAACTCCTTTGCCATTGAGACATTTTTCCAAGCCGATGAGTTTTTCCAAGCTTTGGAACCAGCACATCATTTTGTTTATGGATACGGTTATTTGACCTGGGAATGGAAACAGCAGCTAAGATCAGCTATACATCCTTTGATCTATGCCTTGGGTTATAAATTGGTAGGTGATAACACAACACTAGTGCGTATATGTCctaaaataataaatgcaTTGATTGCCACCATAGGAGAGTATAATTTATACAAGTTCATTATTGTCTATGATAGTGAGAAATTGGCTTGGATCACTCTAATGTTGTCGTTGTTCAATCCTTTTAATTGGTACGTTATTACAAGGTCattttcaaacaatttaGAGATGGTTTTGACTGTATTGGCATTACGGTTCTGGCCATGgaacaagaaaatcaatGGACGTTGGTATATCAGTCTAGGTTTTGGATTTGTTAGTTGTATTATACGTCcaacaaatattttaatttggATTCCCTTGGGTATTTGGCTTTTAATTAATGTTAGGATAAATTTCAAGTGGGTTGTCACATCATTAATGGAAGTGGTGTTAATACTATTGACAAATACTGCACTTGATTACTACttttatcatcaaatgaCTTTCCCGTTGTATAATTTTCTAGAGTTTAATGTTTTCAAGAACTTGTCTATTTTCTATGGAACTGCACCATGGCATTTCTATCTTTTTCAAGCGATTCCCTTGATGTTGATGCTATACTTGCCACTTATGATCTACGgtttaaagaaaaacatACTTTTGTTTACTGGATTATTCTACGTTATTGGCTTCTCGTTAATACAGCATAAGGAGTTTCGATTTATTTATCCCATTCATCCTATTTTGCTTTATTTTACTGCCAGAGGGTATGTCCGATTAAGACCCAAATTTGTCTTACTTGGGATTCTTCTTAATGTTTGCATTGGACTATTCTTCACTAATGTTCACGAAAGAGGGGTGATTGACTTAACCAGATACTTGGCTGCGCAGTCAACACCATCAGTCGGATTTATTACACCGTGTCATTCAACACCTTGGCAAAGCTACTTTCATAGTCCTAATTTGGATATCAATTCGTGGTTTTTAACTTGTGAACCTCCATTACACTTGAATAAGCCAAGTTTGGAAGAAATAAAGCGCTACAGAGATCAATCAGACCAATTTTATGATGCTCCAAAACTGTTTTTGCAAATGCATTTGGGTAAAGATTTGCCAATGACGGAACAATTGGTTATATTTGAACCATTGGAACAACTAATAAAGGACGAGTTGGGGAACGGGTATCATGAATGCAAAAGGTTTTACAATAGCTTTTTCCATTGGGATAATAGAAGAAATGGCGATATTATAGTTTATTGTagaaatgaataa